In Acidobacteriota bacterium, the genomic window TCGTCTCGATCTCCTCGGGCGGGACCTGGGCCGGGTCCTTCCCCTTCTCCCGCAACGACTGCAGGGTGAGGAATTCGGGGTTCCCCCCGAGCAGGATGTCGGTCCCGCGGCCGGCCATGTTGGTGGCGATCGTCACCGCCTTCCTGCGGCCGGCCTGCGCGACGATCTCGGCCTCCTTGGCGTGGTACTTGGCGTTGAGGACGACGTGGGGGATCGACTGCCTCTTCAGCAGGGAGCTCAGCTTCTCCGACTTCTCGATGGAGATGGTGCCTACGAGCACCGGGCGCCCCTTCCCGTACAGCTCCTTGATCTCCTCGACGACGGCGTTGTACTTCTCGCGCTCGGTCCGGTAGACGACGTCGCGGTATTCCTCGCGGATGAGGGGCCGGTTGGTCGGGATGACGTTGACCTCGAGCTTGTAGATCTTGTAGAACTCCGCCGCCTCGGTCTCCGCGGTCCCCGTCATTCCCGCCAGCTTCTTGTACATCCGGAAGTAGTTCTGGAAGGTGATGGTGGCCAGGGTCTGGTTCTCGCGCTCGATCTTGACGTTTTCCTTGGCCTCCAGCGCCTGGTGCAGCCCGTCGCTGTAGCGGCGCCCCGGCATCAGCCGGCCGGTGAATTCGTCCACGATGACGACTTCGCCGTCCTTGACCATGTAGTCGACGTCGCGCTTGAAAAGGAGATGGGCCTTCAGGGCCTGGTAGGTGTGGTGGACCCAGTCCATGTTCTGCGGTTCGAAGAGGTTCCCCACCGCCAGCAGCTTCTCGGCCTTCTCCACCCCCTCCTCGGTCAGGTTGACCGTGCGGGCCTTTTCGTCGATCTGGAAGTCGATGTCGCGCTGGAGCCTGGGGACGATGCGGTCCACCTTGAAGTACTTGTCGGTCGACTCCTCGGCCGGCCCCGAGATGATCAGCGGCGTCCGCGCCTCGTCGATGAGGATGGAGTCGACCTCGTCGACGATGGCGTAGTGGAACCCGCGCTGGACGCAGTCCGACAGGTCGTACTTCATGTTGTCGCGCAGGTAGTCGAAGCCCAGCTCGTTGTTCGTGCCGTAGGTGATGTCGGCGGCGTAGGCCGTCTTGCGCTCCTGGTCGGTGAGGGGGTGCCGGATGCAGTCGACCGTCAGGCCGAGGGCGCGGTAGATCTTCCCCATCCACTCGGAGTCGCGCCCGGCGAGGTAGTCGTTGACGGTGACGATGTGGACCCCTTTCCCCTCCAGCGCGTTCAGGTAGGCCGGCAGGGTGGCCACCAGGGTCTTTCCCTCCCCCGTCTTCATCTCGGCGATCTTGCCGCGGTGGAGTACGACGCCGCCGACGAGCTGCACGTCGAAATGGCGCATGGCGAGCGTCCGCCTGGACACCTCCCGTACGGCGGCGAACGCCTCGGGGAGCAGGTCGTCCAGCGTCTCCCCCGCGCCGAGCCGCTCCCGGAACCGGGGGGTCAGCTCCCGGAGCTCCCCGTCCGACCGGGCGGCCATCTCCGGTTCGAGCGCGTTGATGCGCCCGACGATGGGGGCTATCTCCTTCAGGTCCCGGTCGTTTTTGCTGCCGACGATTTTGGTGAGGATCGAACTGAACATTGGAGACACTCTCCAGAGGGTATAAATCGTGCAATCTATCAGATAGCGGCAGGCGAGTCAATGCGCCCCGGGAGGGCGGGGGGCGGGTTTGGGCTTGACAGGGGCGCGAGGAGTGACGGATGTTTGAGGCATGATCGATACCATCAGGGCGGCCGTGGCCGACAGCCTCGAACTTCAAAAATCCTTTTTCCGCGACCGCGCGGACCTGGTCGCCCAGGTGGCCGGGGAGATCGCGCGCGCCTTCGCGGCGGGAAACAAGGTGATGCTCTTCGGTAACGGCGGCAGCGCGGCCGACGCGC contains:
- the secA gene encoding preprotein translocase subunit SecA, with translation MFSSILTKIVGSKNDRDLKEIAPIVGRINALEPEMAARSDGELRELTPRFRERLGAGETLDDLLPEAFAAVREVSRRTLAMRHFDVQLVGGVVLHRGKIAEMKTGEGKTLVATLPAYLNALEGKGVHIVTVNDYLAGRDSEWMGKIYRALGLTVDCIRHPLTDQERKTAYAADITYGTNNELGFDYLRDNMKYDLSDCVQRGFHYAIVDEVDSILIDEARTPLIISGPAEESTDKYFKVDRIVPRLQRDIDFQIDEKARTVNLTEEGVEKAEKLLAVGNLFEPQNMDWVHHTYQALKAHLLFKRDVDYMVKDGEVVIVDEFTGRLMPGRRYSDGLHQALEAKENVKIERENQTLATITFQNYFRMYKKLAGMTGTAETEAAEFYKIYKLEVNVIPTNRPLIREEYRDVVYRTEREKYNAVVEEIKELYGKGRPVLVGTISIEKSEKLSSLLKRQSIPHVVLNAKYHAKEAEIVAQAGRRKAVTIATNMAGRGTDILLGGNPEFLTLQSLREKGKDPAQVPPEEIETIRRHWDEVCPREREEVLGVGGLHILGTERHESRRIDNQLRGRSGRQGDPGTSRFYLSLEDDLMRIFASDRISGIMQSLGMEEGVPIESKLITRQIERAQKQVEARNFEIRKHLLEYDDVMNKQREAIYAIRRDLLEGVDQRDYILQLAQDILVDMLDGFAPREKPPDTWDLEGLRVAVGNQFGLNMNELGIDLRQAAYEALAGALTDRVRSLYEEKEKRLGPEYLRFQERMIMLQVLDMQWKDHLWSLDHLKEGIGLRGYGQRDPLIEYKKESFNMFEALRTRIEEETIRFLYLFEPISREEHDARERERAEARRRLEQEQKQQNLVYSAGTDAPVVSARREMAKVGRNDPCPCGSGKKYKKCHGA